The Bradysia coprophila strain Holo2 chromosome IV unlocalized genomic scaffold, BU_Bcop_v1 contig_84, whole genome shotgun sequence genome window below encodes:
- the LOC119072866 gene encoding uncharacterized protein LOC119072866, whose translation MALNVALPLSGLSELMYDRCALLSPIGQDFEDNLELLVTPYGSSESSESGIGSNESKNTKSVSEDDETPSTPSASPPSSPASPMLEKELTAETPAAVDEMVEVKIGYAGRDILDLAKNLTDSSWKFQYADLPNNNVTMFMQNRSQYHRLGADGLNCEYDLATCAECTFQFPVMSNDKAQPKMPSIKMYKHF comes from the exons atGGCTCTCAATGTTGCTTTGCCTTTATCTGGTCTATCAGAACTAATGTACGATCGTTGTGCCCTGCTATCGCCGATAGGGCAAGACTTTGAAGataatttggaattattggTGACACCATACGGAAGCAGTGAATCAAGTGAATCCGGAATCGGATCCAACGAAAGCAAG AACACAAAATCAGTGTCCGAAGATGATGAAACACCATCGACTCCGTCCGCTTCACCACCATCGTCGCCAGCATCGCCAATGTTGGAAAAAGAATTGACTGCCGAAACTCCAGCTGCTGTCGACGAGATGGTCGAGGTAAAAATTGGATATGCAGGCCGTGACATACTCGATCTCGCCAAAAATCTCACGGACAGTTCATGGAAATTCCAGTACGCCGATTTGCCGAACAACAATGTGACGATGTTCATGCAGAATCGATCGCAGTACCATCGTCTCGGAGCCGATGGACTCAATTGCGAATATGACTTAGCTACATGCGCCGAATGTACCTTTCAATTTCCAGTTATGTCGAACGACAAAGCTCAACCGAAAATGCCTTCCATCAAGATGTACAAACACTTCTAA